The Macaca thibetana thibetana isolate TM-01 chromosome 11, ASM2454274v1, whole genome shotgun sequence genome window below encodes:
- the HOXC12 gene encoding homeobox protein Hox-C12, whose translation MGEHNLLNPGFVGPLVNIHTGDTFYFPNFRASGAQLPGLPSLSYPRRDNVCSLPWPSAEPCNGYPQPYLGSPVSLNPPFGRTCELARVEDSKGYYREPCAEGGGGGLKREERGRDPGAGPGAALLPLEPSGPPALGFKYDYAAGGGGGDGGAGPPHDPPSCQSLESDSSSSLLNEGNKGAGAGDPGSLVSPLNPGGGLSASGAPWYPIHSRSRKKRKPYSKLQLAELEGEFLVNEFITRQRRRELSDRLNLSDQQVKIWFQNRRMKKKRLLLREQALSFF comes from the exons ATGGGCGAGCATAATCTCCTGAATCCCGGGTTTGTGGGGCCTCTGGTAAACATCCACACGGGAGACACCTTCTACTTTCCCAACTTCCGCGCGTCCGGGGCGCAGCTTCCCGGGCTTCCTTCGCTGTCCTACCCACGCCGCGACAACGTATGCTCCCTGCCCTGGCCGTCGGCAGAGCCATGCAATGGCTACCCGCAGCCCTACCTCGGCAGCCCAGTGTCTCTCAACCCTCCCTTCGGCCGCACGTGCGAGCTGGCGCGCGTGGAGGACAGCAAGGGTTACTACCGCGAGCCGTGCGCCGAGGGTGGCGGCGGGGGCCTGAAGCGTGAGGAGCGCGGGCGCGACCCGGGAGCCGGGCCCGGGGCAGCGCTGCTCCCGCTGGAGCCGTCGGGGCCGCCTGCGCTCGGCTTCAAGTACGACTACGCGGCGGGCGGTGGCGGTGGCGACGGCGGCGCAGGACCCCCGCACGACCCGCCCTCCTGCCAGTCGCTGGAATCCGACTCCAGTTCGTCCCTGCTCAACGAGGGCAACAAGGGCGCCGGCGCAGGCGACCCCGGCAGCTTGGTATCGCCGTTGAACCCCGGCGGCGGGCTCTCGGCCAGCG GCGCGCCCTGGTACCCGATCCACAGCCGCTCTCGGAAGAAGCGCAAGCCCTATTCGAAGTTGCAACTGGCAGAGCTGGAGGGCGAGTTTCTGGTCAACGAGTTCATCACACGCCAGCGCCGGAGGGAACTCTCAGACCGCTTGAATCTTAGTGACCAGCAGGTCAAGATCTGGTTTCAGAACcggagaatgaaaaagaaaagacttctgTTGAGGGAGCAAGCTCTCTCCTTCTTTTAG